The genomic region AAGTAGAACGTGAAACCGGTGCCTTTGTCGCGCAGGTGCGCCCAGGAGCAGATACGGGGTAGGGCAGCGTCCCAGCCCTTGCTGGGCGTGGCGCTGGTAGGCGACAGCCAGAACGTGCCTTGTTGCAGCAGGTCGAACTTATCCTTTTTATAAAAGATGGTCGAGAACTCACCAGCTTGCTTGCCGTCGTCGCGGCCCACGCCCACGTGCGCATAGCCGGGCAGCTGGCCAGCCATATCCTGCAACTGGTTGTAGAGCACTTCCTGCGTGCCAAACACATCAAAGTCCTGGAAGCGAACGAGCTTGGTAAGGTAGGGCACGCGCTTGCCCCAGGCGTTGGCGGTATCACGCTTGTTGTCGTAGCGGATGTTGTAAGTCGCCAGCTTCAGCGTCTGGGCCGAGAGGGTAGTGGCTGCGCCGAGGAATAGAAGCGAGGCGAGTAGGGTGTGCTTGAGCATTGGGAAAGAAAGCGGTGAAAGGAAAAGCTGTACTGGTTAGTAGTTAAATCATCTGTCATCCTGAAAAAATCGTGTGTCATCCTGAGCAGAGCGAAGGACCTTCTCACGGCAGAACGAATCGTTGGTACGCCTGTCGTGCAGACGTGAGAAGGTCCTTCACTCTGCTCAGGATGACACACGGTTTTTAGGAGCACAGCCGGCCGTTGTTCAGGAGGACAGACTGCTTCAGGGATTCTACTCCCAACCCGGATTCTGGCCGAGTTTGGGGTTGATCAGGCGGTCGGCTTCGGGGATGGGGTAGAGGTAGAATTTGTCGTCCCACTTGCGGGGCACGTTGTTCAACCAAGTCAGCTCGCCCGAGCTGCCGTTTTTGAGCTGCTGCGGGTTGGCGCGGCCGTTGAGGGTAGGCGACACGTTCACGTAGGTAACGCCTGTGGCGGGGGTAGGGGCCGTGTTCTGGTAGAAGGCCACGTCGTTCTTGCCGTCCTCGTTTAGGTCGAGGGGTTGGTTCAGAGCGGGCACGTAGAAGCCGTTCCAGGGCATTTCCATCAGCGGCCCGCGGCGCCAGCGGATGATATCGGCGAAGCGGAAGCCTTCCAGCACCAGCTCGATGCCCCGCTCCCGGCGGATTTCCAGCAGTGCCGGGTCTGAGATGCCCGGGAAGTAGTTGGTTTGCAGGTAGGCGTCGGCCACGGTGGGCTTGGCCGTGAGGCCGGCCGTGATGCCGGCGCGCTGGCGTAGGGCGCCAATGGTTTTCACCCAGTCAGCATTACTGAACGTGCCCAGCTCAGCCTTGGCCTCGGCGTAGTTTAGCAGCACCTCTGCATAGCGAATGATGGGTAAAGAGTTGATGTTGCGCGTGCCGCCGTCGTAATAGGTGTCGTCCTGCGTTAGCTTAATGGGTTGATAACCAGTATACGTGTAGGAGAAAACCGGCGGAGCGGCCTCCGTGGTGTTGCCGTTGGTGCGGCGGTAGTCGCCCATCCGGATGGTCTGTTGCAGGCGCTTGTCGCGGCCTTTCACCTCCTGCGCAAAAGGTAGGGTCTCGTAGCCGGCTTTGCTGGTGAAGGGCGTACCGTCGATGTTCAGGTAGGTGTTCACGAAGGTGCGAATCAGGCTCACGCGCGAGCCGTAGGTGGCGCTGGTCCACCACCAGTTGGCGTCGTTATACACGCTCAGCGCCGGGTCCGAAACGGCGGCTAGAATCACCTCCGAGGCCACCGGCGCCTGACTGGTAAACACTTGGCGGTAAGCTAGATTGGTGCCGCCGGCCGCGTTCAGGCTGAAGCCGCCGGTGGTCATCACCTGCTCGGCGGCGGTGGCGGCTTCGGTCAGCCACTGGTTGGCACTGCCCGTAAGGCCGTAGCCGGTCTGGTACTTCCGAAACGTGCCTTCAAACAAGCACACCCGCGACTTGAAGGCGGCGGCCGTTTGCTTGGTCACAAGGCTGCGGCTGTTGTCGGCAGTAGTCGTGATGTTCTGGATGGCGAAGTTCAGATCAGCCAATACCGAATCCATTACCAGGGTGCGTGGGTCGCGGCCATTGTAAAGGGTAGGGTCGTCCACATTCTGGGGATTG from Hymenobacter aerilatus harbors:
- a CDS encoding RagB/SusD family nutrient uptake outer membrane protein, which codes for MKQYLTTFLLLCLALASCESLDQEPEATVTGSAVFSSERGLELYANSFYDVLPTANDIVRGDAMADYSARTQVPDFLLPGAFSARQSSGWDWRPLRNINYFIANNNNAGVAPAVRNHYLGLARFFRAWFYFDKVKRFGDVPWISNPQNVDDPTLYNGRDPRTLVMDSVLADLNFAIQNITTTADNSRSLVTKQTAAAFKSRVCLFEGTFRKYQTGYGLTGSANQWLTEAATAAEQVMTTGGFSLNAAGGTNLAYRQVFTSQAPVASEVILAAVSDPALSVYNDANWWWTSATYGSRVSLIRTFVNTYLNIDGTPFTSKAGYETLPFAQEVKGRDKRLQQTIRMGDYRRTNGNTTEAAPPVFSYTYTGYQPIKLTQDDTYYDGGTRNINSLPIIRYAEVLLNYAEAKAELGTFSNADWVKTIGALRQRAGITAGLTAKPTVADAYLQTNYFPGISDPALLEIRRERGIELVLEGFRFADIIRWRRGPLMEMPWNGFYVPALNQPLDLNEDGKNDVAFYQNTAPTPATGVTYVNVSPTLNGRANPQQLKNGSSGELTWLNNVPRKWDDKFYLYPIPEADRLINPKLGQNPGWE
- a CDS encoding endonuclease/exonuclease/phosphatase family protein is translated as MLKHTLLASLLFLGAATTLSAQTLKLATYNIRYDNKRDTANAWGKRVPYLTKLVRFQDFDVFGTQEVLYNQLQDMAGQLPGYAHVGVGRDDGKQAGEFSTIFYKKDKFDLLQQGTFWLSPTSATPSKGWDAALPRICSWAHLRDKGTGFTFYFFNTHFDHVGKEARRESSKLILAKVKEMAGTTPAILTGDFNIDQRNESYTILSTSGTLKDAYQTAQVVYAPNGTFNGFDPMRKTDARIDHIFLSPAFTATRYGILTDTYSGGKTPSDHYPVAVEVQYSTKKK